The Hypanus sabinus isolate sHypSab1 chromosome 2, sHypSab1.hap1, whole genome shotgun sequence DNA segment AAaaatacataagaaataggagtaggaaTAGGTTGTTAcacctgcttcaccattcaataagatctttggactcagctccacctatatGCCCTTCCCTATAACCCATAATTTTTCTGGTATGCAAAAAAATTATCTAATTGTatcttatatactgtatatttgatGTGGTAGTCTCTACTACattggcagagaattctacagattcactattctgtGGGAAAAGAAGTTTCTGCTCATCTCCATCATGTTAGCCTGACCtgtgtggttgggaagatgttacagTCAATTTTTAAGAATGaaatgatggagtacttggtgacacaggacaagatggtaCCAAGTCAGCGTGGTGtctttcagggaaaatcctgcctgaccaaactgttggaattctttgaggagattacaagtacggtaaataaaggggatgcagtggatgttaaatatttggacttgcagaaggcctttgacaagatgccacacatgaggctgcttattcccccatttcttttggctttGTCCCCTAATTTGAGTCTCATCCATGGAAACATCTTCCATGCCTCTATCTTAGCTGTTTCTACATCTTTGTATTTTCTCTAAACATAATTCTAAGCTTTTGTGTTATAGTAGATATACAAACCTTTGTTTTCGTTATAGGATTGAACCACCTTCAGTTGCAATTTGTGCAAAACCTACTTTTGATATACCTATGTTTGCAGGAATTACCTAACTTATTCAAGAAATAGATTTTTGAATAGGTTAAAATACTTTGGGTTATGCACATCGATCAAAGTTCTTAATGGATGATGAACCATTCGAACACTGTCTGTAATTCTACAGTGGAAACGAGAACCTGATTCTTATCAGAAATAAACATTATTTCAGTAGGGGGTTCTGGTGAGGCATtgtcaaataacaggaaaatctGAGCAGGTGTTAAAACCtcagaggaagaaagaaaaaccAGATTTAGATATTTAATGTAATTTGATCTGAAACTTAGTGCAGTAGGTACATATAAATTTGAAGCGGAAACAAACAGACTCAATCCACTGTCCCCAAATGAATTAATTCAATTTTCAAAATTCTGAAATGTTTTTTCAGAGATTTAAAAGATTAAAATATGTGTAAGTCTGTTAAGAAAGAACAACTACTTGAGCCAAAATCAGGACTTTATTAAACATGTGATCTCAATGGCTCACCAcgcagccttagatcacctgggcaatacaaatacctatgtcagaatGCCGTTTATTAACTGTAGatcagcgtttaacaccatcattcctacagtcctgattgaaaagctacagaatttaggtttctgtacctccttctacaaatggatcctagatttcctaaccaagaccacaatctgtgtggaccgGTAATAGCATCTACACATcattgatgatcaacactggtgcacctcagagaTGTGTGCTTCTACATTctacactgctctactctctttatagCCATGATGCTTGCTTTGGTATGAACATTACGAAATGCCAACTGCTTTGCACCTTCGACAGTGCCAACGCACTGGGACATCAGAGATCCGTGAACACCATGGGTTCCACCTGCCAGGGCCATCTGCTGTTCATTACAGACACCCTCTCAGGGCGCCCCTTCCTGTGGGACACAGATGCTCAAATGAGCGTGCTGCCAGCATCGCCTATTGAagagaaggcaaagagcaatGAAACCTCACTGGAGGCTGTCAACAGCGGCAAGAACCAGACTCACAGGACACGAGGGGTGACGCTCTACCTCAGCGGGCGATGTTACATGTGGAACTTcatcctggctaaagtggctaaACCTCTGGTCTGTGCaaatttcctgtgtgcccaaagGACTACTAGTTGATCTTAAAAACTgctggcttgtggatgtcaaggactttgagTCATTTCCCCACAATGACTCTGCCAAGCTCATGCACCACTGCATGTGAGTTTACTCGCCTGCTGGgcaaattcccaaacctcaccaaggcCACATTTTCCACTAATCACAAAACATGGGGTTAAGTACCGCGTTCCCACAACTGGCCCCTAAAAAGCTGGCAACCATGAAAGCTAACTTTGCCAAAATGGAAAGAAAGACTTAGCATTGTACACTGGTCAGATAGACCCTGGGATTCTAAGTCTGAAGGTGGCTGCTGCCCCAGTGGCAATTACTGATGccttaaagtggccactgtccCAGTCATTAGCTGGCCCCACACGTCCAAGCATGGTTAACCAGGAGGTTAATTGTTTCCAAAGTTGATCTAGTTAGGGGCTTCCATCAGGTTCCTGTGCACTCAGAGAACATTCCCAAAGCAGCTGTGATAGCCCCGTTCGGCTGCTTTGAGTTTCTGCGCATGccatttgggctgaaaaatgcagtaCAGACTTTCCAGCGGCCGATAGACTGTCACCAGTGCATCCAAACCCAAACACACATCTCATCTCCGCACACTTTCCAGCACTTAAGCCAACATGGGTTGATTAATAACTCTGCTAAATGCCAGtctgggttgtcaaccattgactttcttagCCATTGCATCTCCGCAGAAGATGGAAACTCCTCCCATCAAAAGTAGTCACTATTGCGGATTTCCCACCACCCTGCACTACTAAAAAACTACAGGTGTTTTTAGGGTTAATTTCTATCACTTCATTCCGCGAGCTGATGAACTCATGCTCCTCCTGCACAGTGTGCTCAAAGGCAGTACCCCTAATCACCTGCTCAACTGGTCAATGGACGTGACCAGAGCATTTGATGATACAAATGAGTTCTTTCCAATGCAGCCCTACTGGTGCACCCActccccaacacacccatagccattaccACTGATGCTTCGGACTATGCTGCGGGTGCTGTGCATGAACAGTTGGCCAGAGGTGTGTGGCAGCCACTCGCCTTCTTCAGCCAGCAGCTTTGTCTCCCCAAAAGGAACTGCAGCACATTTGACCGTGAGCTTCTTGGTCTCAATCTGGCTGTccgccattttcattttcttccagaGGGTCACCATTTCACAGCATTTGTTGGCTACAAACCTCCTTGTGTACATGTTGGCCAAAGTATCAGAATTTACAACTGATATACAACATCAAGAGGATATACAATACCGTGGCTGATTGCCCCTCTCAGCCAGCCATTGTGGGCATACATGTGGGGGTTGATTATGTTGGCATGGCAGCCGACCAAGTtactgacccaggggtacaggcttACCAGGCAGCAGTCATGGGCCCCcagttggctgacattaagtttggGGGAGCTTGGGTTTCTGTCCTCTGCGATGTCTCAACCAGTCACCCTTGCCCTACAGTGCCCGCAAACTGTAGACGGACTGTTTTTAATTCCATATGCAGCCTCTCGCATCCAGGTTGGAAGTCCTCACAGAAATAGGGCAAactaaagtttgtgtggcacggccttagtgtgtgactggactgcagcctGTGCAGAATGCCAGCAGGCAAAACTGAACCATAATGTTCAGGTACCTCTTGAGGTCCAAGTGTTGGTTTGACgatgtcaatgtggaccttgttagttcccatccccctcccGCAGTTTCACGCACCTCTTTATTATGGTGGACCGTACCAGGTGGCCAGGGGTTGTCCCTCTAGCCTTGATGACAGCTGTAAACCCatgtgatatttcctctgactgtGATCCCCAATTCATATCAGACCTCTGGGCGGTGACAGCTCAGAACCTTAGTGTTCGGCCAGATTACACCATGGCTTAtcaccacagtccaatggcctatgcTAGTGGTTTCACCAGTCCTTAAAGGATGGCCTGATGCATTATTTTGGCATGATCGTCTCgcgtgggtcctgctggggctcagaacagctccaaaagagggCCTGCAGTCATCCGCAGCTGAGTTGGTATACGGGCAGTTGTAatgagtgccaggtgatttcattcctCACACTGTGACTGTCTGGTCAGCCTCTCAACAGCATGCCCCCCTCCTCAATTTCTGTGCACCTATTCTACTTCCCATCATGGCATTCTTGGGTTCTGTTGACCTACATTCCGCCATGATGCACACCAGCATTCCCTTAGTTTCACGTTTTGTAACggagagaaaagacttttatcataggGGAGTAAACCTGAACGTGTTATGGCAGATTACCTTAAACAGGGCATATGGAGATGTGTAAAATAAAGCTTTGGAAGATTCCGTTACTATCCCCCTGCCGTCACGACACGGCTCACATCTGTGGACAAGCCGCCGGCGACCTGTCCAAGCTCTTCACAGGCTCACAATGCCGACCCTGCCGGCTGTATCGGGTAATATAATTGGTGGAAACTTAACAGAATTCACAACCACTAACATCGAGTTGGGGTCACTTTAAGAGGCGGGTCCGACGTGATTTACATAAAGTATTTTAACCGCGTTTCGTGTTCAGCTTTCTGGAGTTGCTATAGTATTTTTTTCTGAAATATAAAACGTCTCAAGTCATTTTATTTGCGAAGACCTACAACACCACCTCACTAGTTCTTACTTGTTTTGCaactatttattttaactatttaatatacgtaTATATACTGTTAATATTTTCCCTCTATTTATCATGCACCGCTGCTGCAAAAGttaaacaaatttcacggcatctgccggtgatattaaacctgattctgattctaacccaCCAGGTCAAAAAAATGTCATTGTCTATCTTCTTTGGGTAAACTTGATGGCTTGCGTTGCTCCGGGAGGTTCCGACCCCCAGGCGAGCCACCGCCGTTCCCACGTCCGTGTTGGACGATGCGGCGGGCAGCTGTTGGGTGAAATGAGGGGGTGTGATTTCCTAGCGACTGTGACATCACAAACCAGTAAGGGCCCCGCCCCTTGTGAAGTGACCAATGGCCAGGCAGCTGGCGTTCGAGGCGAAGCCGGCAGTCGGGACAGCGATAAGCTGGAAAGTGTGGCAATGGGCACGGATGCAGAGTGGACCGAGAGGGAGTTCCAGGAGGTAGTCAAGACTATCGGAGGTAGAGAGAACATCTTCCTGATCGGGGAGGTGTGCGATAACAGGGACCTAATGTTTCAGTTTGTAAATAACATGTTTTCACTACCGGGGAAAGTTTGCAGCAGAATTTCGGACACGAAAAGCAACCATCAAATGATCGAACCGCAATGTAAGGAGCAGAAGTCCGAGGCTGACAAAGAATGGGAGTTTGAATCCTTAATTGATTCTTCCGCTAAAGTGACACACGTGGTTAATGGGAGTAAGGAGCAGAGACGTATCAAAGCCCGGTTAATTATCTTCCTTTTCCATCAAGATTTTATCAGTGACAAGCAAAACGACCTCGTGATCCAAGAACTCCTGAAAGATGTTCGGCAAAGGTCCAGTTCCTGGGAAGATCTACCCGCGCTCATCGGGGTGGTGCACGCTGATGCTGGCAGTGGGGACCTAAACATTGCAGTCCGCCTCGTAGAGTATTACTTGCGAACAGTTTTCCACAGGCACCCTGCCGAGTGCGTGCAGGCTCTTCCCTTCATCTCCAGCGAGCCAGCTTCTATGATAGAACTGAAAAAGACCATCTGTGTTACCCTCCGAGCTTTACCGCGCTTCACAGAAGGTATTGAGCTAATTATTGACATAATAGAATTCCGCATATTATGGCATTGTAATTTATCATGTTTTTTTCCAAAAGGAAATTGTGTCCCTGAATTCATTGTACACAAAAAAAGTTGATAGATCTAATAACTCGTAGCTATGAGGAAGGGTTCGATAAGCTGCAGTTGTTTTCTGTGGAACAGGGAGGTTGAAGGAAAACTTAATTCAGGTGTCTAAAATAAAGTGACGGCAATTACGTGTGGTCTCCTTATCTATTTCTTCAGTAAAGAGACAGAACTCCTCACCTGTTAGTGAAAATTCGACTGATGTGGAAACTCAGCCTCCCTGGAACCAATGTAGAGAGATTGAATAGGTCTGTATTCTCCACAGTTTTGAAAGAAttctcacaggaatttagaagattcTACCAGGGCTTTGACCAGCTTAATGTGAGAGGTGTTTCTTCAGACGAGAATTTGGAATAGAGTGTTACAATCATTGACTTCCTCATTAAGAGATAACAGTCAGTGAGGATTGGTAATACATCTTGCTGACAACACAggcgcacctcaaggatatgTACTCAGCCACTGGtctactctctctgtactcaTGGCTGTGTGGatgggcacagctcaaacacagtCTATAACTTCACAGATTACATTACTGTTGGCAAaacctcagatggtgatgaggagtgaGATATAACATTTCAACACCCGATGTTGCAACAAAAGCTTCGCAAacgtcagtaagactaaggaattgatcgtggacttcaggaaggggaagacacaccggtcctcatcgaggggtcagcagAGGAAAGAGTGAGTGgcttcaagatcctgggtgtcaacatctcagagcatCTATCCTGAgccaaacacattgatgcaattaagAAAAAGGCACTACAATGTCTATGCTTCATAAGGAgtctgaggaaatttggtatgtaaCCAAAGACTGGCAAATTTCTGCAGAAGTACAGCttggagggcattctgactgtTTACATCATTCCCTGGTATGGAGGCACCAGtgtacaggattgaaagaagctgcagaaggttgtaaattcagccagattcATCTTGGGAATTATCGCcctcaccattgaggacatcttctgGAAGGTGGCGtacatcattcaggaccctcaccttccaggacatgccctcttctcatggtGAGGAGGTGCAAGAGCTTAAAGAACCACTCACAATTTTTAGGAACATTTTTATCAtacagaacagtccatgaacaccacctcactgttgttggcagaatctcagctgATGAcaaggagtgagacaggtcaccTGCttaagtggtgttgcaacaaagtCTTGCATCAATATTTATTTGTGGTATACATGTATGTGTAACTTGTGATATTTGCACTgtcttgctgccacaaaacaacagagatatatgtctgtgataataaacctgattctaattctcagAATGAGGAAGAGGTCCCATCCAGTCTACGAACACCCAACTTATGTAAAATCCAATTGGCAGGATGGATTTTCCAACTGCTACATGTATGCAGGCATCTTATGCAATGTGGGAACTTGGTTCATGGTCACATTTCTGATGAGTGAACTGTTTGGGTTTGAACCCTGCAACAACCTAGGGACGTCGTTTAGAACTAAGATGATAAGTTTCTTTAGTGAATTTCTTATCCTGAAGGGTCATAAGGGCTTGGTCATTTAATTCATTCAAAACAGATTGTTACTTCTATTAAGGTGATCATGGGATATGGggactgggcagaaaagtggcactGAGGaaagagatcagccatgatctagatgatgggcagagcaggctcaaaacACCAATTGGCTTAGTCTTGCTCCTATTCCCTACTTTCTTATGAAGGTCCTGGATAAAGTAAATAAGGACCCATTTCCTTTAGAGGTAAATCTGAGTGAGATAGATTTAAAATAATTAGAATTAAAAGGGATGATGAAGATAATACTTTTTCCCTGTGAGGGTCGTAGAAGTCTGGAACTTATCTGTAAATCTGGGGACAGTTAATAACCCTCAGAACATCCAATCATTACTTGGATGTGTACTTACTTGAAGAGCTGTAAACTGCAAGGCTGTGTCCTTGTGGTGAAAGGTGGGATCAGGTTTCTCTTTGCTGAAGACAGACACCAATGGATTGAATGGCCTTTAGGTGTTAGGGTTTCTATGATTGTATTTGTATtgagaaataatatatttaatcAATCTTCCCAATAATTGTTTGACTAACCCAAATAATTGTGAATACATGACCAATAAAAGCAGGAAGAAATGTAACCTTCTTAAACCATAGGTTCTTCTAGAATTCATTGTATACACTCATTTACTCTGAAGAGAAAATGAACAGTTTAGAATTTCACTTCCTTAATTTTGATTTCTCTTGTATGACAGTTCATGTCACCAAGATATTCAATCAGCACAGAATTTTGTGTTGTTTAATCAACACAGTGGTTTAAATATCAAATTATCAGCAATAAACACTGTAGAATTAGTTTGAAGACCTTTTAAAAACAGTATGTAATAAAGGGAGCAAAATAAAGATTGAATTGAGAGACAATAAAGATAATAGAATTGTAACTGAAATTGAAGAAGTGAATCTACTCAACTGTCAATGTGTTACGGACATTTCTAATTAAGACATTATCACACTGATTAAGGGAGACCATACCAGAATAAGAACAATTTAATAATAATAGGCATctattagtctcgagagaccatggatttgcgccttggaaagtttccagggcgcaggcctgggcaggattgtatgggagaccggcagttgcccatgctgaatgtctcccctttccacgccactgatgttgtccaagagaagggcaaaAGCCAATATAGCTCTGCactggtgacgtcgcagagcaatgtgtggttaagtgtcttgctcaaggacacaacatgctgcctcagctgaggctcaaactagcgaccttcaggtcactagactgatgccttaaccacttggccacgcgccaacactttATATAAAAGTAAAATACTGTTATCTGTTGGAAATTTGAAACAAAACCATAAAATACTGAAATTATTCAGCTGCTTAAATAACATCCATGGAGTAGGAAATGTTGCCTATTGGTTGATCTGTCTGTTCTGACAACTAAATTTTATATCAAATTTAGTTAACTACAGTGAGGCTTTGCAGATTGCAGACCAGATGCCTGCCGCTGGAGTTAGTATAAATGTTCATCATGGACATGGTGGGTGAAAGGGTTGTTTCTCTGCAGTACAACGCTATTCTGTGGTTCTATGACATAAATATCAGTACCTTTCGCTATATTTGACTAAGGAATTAGATAAGAAAAGTAGTAAATTCTTTCCATGGGGCATGTTTGACTGTTATTTCTGTTTCAAGTAACCCTGGTGAAATTTGCTGTCTTGGTTGTATGGAAATATTGTTTGGtgacactgttccctctaagctgtgcgggTGCGTGCCCGGggagtaac contains these protein-coding regions:
- the LOC132377972 gene encoding uncharacterized protein LOC132377972 — protein: MGTDAEWTEREFQEVVKTIGGRENIFLIGEVCDNRDLMFQFVNNMFSLPGKVCSRISDTKSNHQMIEPQCKEQKSEADKEWEFESLIDSSAKVTHVVNGSKEQRRIKARLIIFLFHQDFISDKQNDLVIQELLKDVRQRSSSWEDLPALIGVVHADAGSGDLNIAVRLVEYYLRTVFHRHPAECVQALPFISSEPASMIELKKTICVTLRALPRFTEGVKKRRHTCFPGLFCFLGNTRRRREDWDVNNIRNSIEQEGISKHVENDVASQQLTVGASMVDVCKSDLQIDTNGNTELNIETEV